A window of the Lysinibacillus irui genome harbors these coding sequences:
- the jag gene encoding RNA-binding cell elongation regulator Jag/EloR, whose product MKQLTQIGATTQEAISLALQKLGKTREQVDVEVLQEGKKGFLGFGARSAEVRVTIKEVQVPTIENEKAEPQNTTQLDEPLAVDNVETISSQVSEQPSEIEAVQQVVKEQNEEVDSANPIEDAKAYLVSIAEQLDIHDLDIATTREGKYVLFQLKSEKAALLIGKRGQTLNSLQQLTQLILNKSAKQFLMVKLDVENYRERRQVALELLADRMADKALRLNQRVAFEPMPSYERKIIHNQLANRLDLETYSEGTEPNRYLVIEPVKNR is encoded by the coding sequence GTGAAACAACTTACGCAAATAGGCGCAACAACACAAGAAGCGATCTCATTGGCGTTACAGAAACTTGGCAAAACCCGTGAACAAGTAGATGTTGAAGTTTTACAAGAAGGTAAAAAAGGATTTTTAGGTTTTGGTGCACGTTCTGCAGAGGTACGTGTAACTATAAAGGAAGTTCAGGTTCCGACAATTGAAAACGAAAAAGCCGAACCGCAAAATACGACACAATTAGACGAACCACTGGCAGTAGATAATGTTGAAACAATAAGTTCACAAGTTTCTGAACAACCAAGTGAAATCGAAGCTGTTCAACAAGTCGTTAAAGAACAAAATGAAGAAGTAGATTCAGCAAATCCAATTGAAGATGCAAAAGCGTATTTAGTAAGCATTGCTGAACAACTGGATATTCATGATCTTGATATTGCTACGACTCGTGAAGGGAAATATGTATTATTTCAATTAAAAAGTGAGAAGGCGGCACTGCTTATCGGGAAACGAGGTCAAACACTAAATTCCTTACAGCAATTAACGCAACTAATATTAAATAAAAGTGCTAAGCAATTTTTAATGGTGAAATTAGATGTAGAAAACTATCGCGAACGTAGACAAGTAGCATTAGAATTATTGGCAGATCGAATGGCGGATAAAGCATTACGCTTAAATCAACGTGTGGCATTTGAACCAATGCCGTCTTACGAACGAAAGATAATTCATAATCAATTAGCAAATCGTCTAGATCTTGAAACGTATTCAGAAGGCACAGAACCTAATCGTTATTTAGTAATTGAACCAGTAAAAAACCGTTAG